The Globicephala melas chromosome 20, mGloMel1.2, whole genome shotgun sequence genome contains a region encoding:
- the KIF19 gene encoding kinesin-like protein KIF19 isoform X2 has product MKDSGDSKDQQLMVALRVRPISVAELEEGATLIAHKVDEQMVVLMDPMEDPDDILRAHRSREKSYLFDVAFDFTATQEMVYQATTKSLIEGVISGYNATVFAYGPTGCGKTYTMLGTDHEPGIYVRTLNDLFCAIEETSNDMEYEVSMSYLEIYNEMIRDLLNPALGYLELREDSKGVIQVAGITEVSTVNAKEIMQLLLKGNRQRTQEPTAANQTSSRSHAVLQVAVRQRSRVKNVLQEVRQGRLFMIDLAGSERASQTQNRGQRMKEGAHINRSLLALGNCINALSDKSSCKYINYRDSKLTRLLKDSLGGNSRTVMIAHISPASSAFEESRNTLTYAGRAKNIKTRVKQNLLNVSYHIAQYTSIIADLRGEIERLKCKMDKQGGRGQAHGQLERGDICHIQAKVQLHSEKGEQAEMGQLREQLISAFQEQMDVRRHLLELENHAMEVQIDTSRHLLTIAGWEHEKSRRALKWREEQRKESYTKDDSEKDSDTGDDQPDILEPPEVACARESIAALTGEQKKLRKQKLTLEQRCRELRARGRRLEETLPRRIGSEEQREVLSLLCRVHELEVENTEMQSHALLRDGALRHRREALRRLEQHRSLCDEIIQGQRQIIDDYSLAVPQRLQELYDVYVRAQDEGSLERAAIMDRVASGALQDSSLPKISRAGNLPTPESDPESVKTLSSEAQLLQGSFLPPISTESSPLGWGWDRSGTSLVNRCPSSSANLSEANHVSKASSGAWQVKSSSVPTPPPIQTGSLVTQEAPTQDSLGSLSGRINSSPDSSENLSEIPLSCKERKEILTDTKCISVKAARRRSRALGAEGRHLLAPSMERSSLSLHSLSEAADARTPGLLACKRPPSPMLQHAASEDNLSSSTGEAPSRAVEHRGDGPGPWLRGQKKSLGKKREELLEAKRRKRRSQSFEVTGQGLSRPKTHLLGPHPAQSISDHRVQVCGHPASGTRHLGKVSLPMAKVKLPPSQNPGPGDSSPLAVPSNPAGVSQRATRGPRLPHGTSTHGKDGRFQHN; this is encoded by the exons ATGGTGGTTCTTATGGACCCAATGGAAGACCCCGACGACATCCTGCGGGCGCATCGCTCCCGGGAGAAGTCCTACCTATTCGACGTGGCCTTTGACTTCACTGCCACCCAG GAGATGGTGTATCAGGCCACCACCAAGAGCCTCATTGAAGGCGTCATCTCAGGCTACAATGCCACTGTCTTTGCCTATGGTCCCACAG GCTGCGGGAAAACCTACACCATGCTGGGCACAGACCACGAGCCCGGCATCTACGTTCGGACCCTCAATGACCTCTTCTGTGCCATTGAGGAGACCAGCAACGACATGGAATATGAGGTGTCCATGTCCTACCTGGAG ATCTACAATGAGATGATCCGGGACCTGCTGAACCCTGCCCTGGGGTACCTGGAGCTGAGGGAGGACTCCAAAGGGGTGATCCAGGTGGCCGGGATCACCGAGGTCTCCACCGTCAATGCCAAAGAG ATCATGCAGCTGCTGTTGAAGGGGAACCGGCAGAGGACCCAAGAGCCCACGGCCGCCAACCAGACGTCCTCCCGCTCCCACGCCGTGCTCCAGGTGGCCGTGCGCCAGCGCAGCCGGGTCAAGAACGTCCTGCAGGAGGTGCGGCAGGGCCGCCTGTTCATGATCGACCTGGCTGGCTCGGAGCGGGCCTCCCAG ACACAGAACCGTGGGCAGCGCATGAAAGAGGGGGCCCACATCAATCGCTCGCTGCTGGCCCTGGGCAACTGCATCAACGCGCTGAGTGACAAGAGCAGCTGCAAGTACATCAACTACCGTGACAGCAAACTCACCCGGCTCCTGAAG GATTCCCTGGGGGGAAACAGCCGCACGGTGATGATCGCCCACATCAGCCCAGCGAGCAGCGCCTTTGAGGAATCCCGGAACACCCTGACCTACGCCGGCCGGGCCAAGAACATCAAGACCAGG GTGAAGCAGAACCTGCTCAACGTCTCCTACCACATCGCGCAGTACACCAGCATCATCGCCGACCTGCGGGGCGAGATCGAAAGGCTCAAGTGCAAGATGGACAAGCAGGGTGGGCGGGGCCAGGCCCACGGCCAGCTGGAGCGGGGCGACATCTGTCACATCCAAG CCAAGGTCCAGCTGCACAGCGAGAAGGGTGAGCAGGCTGAGATGGGACAGCTGCGGGAGCAGCTCATCAGCGCCTTCCAGGAGCAGATGGACGTGCGGAGACACCTGCTGGAGCTGGAGAACCACGCCATGGAGGTGCAGATCGACACCTCCCGCCACCTGCTCACCATTGCAGG CTGGGAGCACGAGAAGTCACGCAGGGCACTCAAGTGGAGGGAGGAGCAACGCAAGGAGTCCTACACCAAGGACGACAGTGAGAAGGACTCGGACACAGGCGATGACCAGCCAGACATCCTGGAGCCCCCTGAGGTGGCCTGCGCCCGGGAGAGCATCGCTGCCCTGACGGGGGAGCAGAAGAAGCTGCGAAAGCAGAAG CTGACGCTGGAGCAGCGCTGCCGAGAGCTGCGCGCGCGCGGCCGGCGCCTAGAGGAGACGCTGCCGCGGCGCATCGGCTCCGAGGAGCAGCGCGAGGTGCTCAGCCTGCTGTGCCGCGTGCACGAGCTCGAGGTGGAGAACACGGAGATGCAGTCGCACGCGCTGCTCCGCGACGGCGCGCTCCGCCACCGCCGCGAGGCCCTGCGCCGCCTGGAGCAGCACCGCAGCCTCTGCGACGAGATCATCCAGGGCCAGCGGCAGATCATCGACG ACTACAGCTTGGCCGTCCCGCAGCGCCTGCAGGAGCTGTACGACGTGTACGTGCGAGCGCAGGACGAGGGCAGCCTGGAGCGGGCCGCCATCATGGACCGCGTGGCCTCTGGGGCCCTGCAG gacaGCTCCTTGCCCAAAATTAGCAGAGCAGGAAACTTGCCGACCCCAGAGTCCGACCCAGAGAGCGTGAAGACGCTGAGCTCCGAAGCCCAGCTCCTGCAGGGCAGCTTCCTGCCTCCGATCAGCACAGAGAG CTCCCCcctagggtgggggtgggaccgCAGTGGGACCAGCCTGGTCAACAGATGCCCATCCTCCTCTGCCAACCTCAGTGAAGCCAACCACGTGTCCAAGGCCAGTTCTGGGGCCTGGCAGGTGAAGAGCTCCTCTGTGCCCACCCCACCACCCATCCAGACTGGCAGCCTGGTGACGCAGGAG GCCCCCACTCAGGACAGCCTGGGCAGCCTGAGCGGCCGGATCAACTCCTCCCCTGACAGCAGTGAGAACCTGTCAGAGATCCCTTTGTCCTGCAAAG AGAGGAAGGAGATCCTGACGGACACCAAGTGCATCTCGGTGAAGGCTGCCCGGCGACGCTCTCGGGCCCTGGGCGCCGAGGGGCGCCACCTGCTGGCACCCAGCATGGAGCGCAGCAGCCTGTCCCTGCACTCGCTGAGCGAGGCTGCCGATGCGCGGACCCCCGGCCTGCTGGCCTGCAAGCGGCCACCCAGCCCCATGCTGCAGCACGCTGCCAGTGAGGACAACCTGTCCAGCAGCACGGGTGAGGCCCCATCCCGGGCCGTCGAGCATCGTGGCGATGGCCCCGGGCCCTGGCTGCGTGGCCAGAAGAAAAGCCTGGGCAAGAAACGGGAGGAGTTGCTGGAGGCAAAGAGGAGGAAGCGGAGGTCACAGTCCtttgaggtcacagggcaaggG CTCTCCCGCCCCAAGACACACCTCCTGGGGCCCCATCCCGCGCAGAGCATCTCGGACCACAGGGTGCAAGTGTGCGGGCACCCAGCCTCTGGTACCCGGCATCTGGGAAAGGTCTCCCTGCCTATGGCCAAGGTCAAACTCCCTCCAAGCCAGAACCCAG GCCCTGGGGACTCCTCACCCCTCGCTGTCCCCTCCAACCCAGCTGGTGTTTCCCAGCGGGCTACCCGGGGGCCCCGCCTGCCCCATGGCACAAGCACCCATGGCAAAGATGGACGCTTCCAACATAACTGA
- the KIF19 gene encoding kinesin-like protein KIF19 isoform X6 translates to MKDSGDSKDQQLMVALRVRPISVAELEEGATLIAHKVDEQMVVLMDPMEDPDDILRAHRSREKSYLFDVAFDFTATQEMVYQATTKSLIEGVISGYNATVFAYGPTGCGKTYTMLGTDHEPGIYVRTLNDLFCAIEETSNDMEYEVSMSYLEIYNEMIRDLLNPALGYLELREDSKGVIQVAGITEVSTVNAKEIMQLLLKGNRQRTQEPTAANQTSSRSHAVLQVAVRQRSRVKNVLQEVRQGRLFMIDLAGSERASQTQNRGQRMKEGAHINRSLLALGNCINALSDKSSCKYINYRDSKLTRLLKDSLGGNSRTVMIAHISPASSAFEESRNTLTYAGRAKNIKTRVKQNLLNVSYHIAQYTSIIADLRGEIERLKCKMDKQGGRGQAHGQLERGDICHIQAKVQLHSEKGEQAEMGQLREQLISAFQEQMDVRRHLLELENHAMEVQIDTSRHLLTIAGWEHEKSRRALKWREEQRKESYTKDDSEKDSDTGDDQPDILEPPEVACARESIAALTGEQKKLRKQKLTLEQRCRELRARGRRLEETLPRRIGSEEQREVLSLLCRVHELEVENTEMQSHALLRDGALRHRREALRRLEQHRSLCDEIIQGQRQIIDDYSLAVPQRLQELYDVYVRAQDEGSLERAAIMDRVASGALQDSSLPKISRAGNLPTPESDPESVKTLSSEAQLLQGSFLPPISTESEANHVSKASSGAWQVKSSSVPTPPPIQTGSLVTQEAPTQDSLGSLSGRINSSPDSSENLSEIPLSCKERKEILTDTKCISVKAARRRSRALGAEGRHLLAPSMERSSLSLHSLSEAADARTPGLLACKRPPSPMLQHAASEDNLSSSTGEAPSRAVEHRGDGPGPWLRGQKKSLGKKREELLEAKRRKRRSQSFEVTGQGLSRPKTHLLGPHPAQSISDHRVQVCGHPASGTRHLGKVSLPMAKVKLPPSQNPGPGDSSPLAVPSNPAGVSQRATRGPRLPHGTSTHGKDGRFQHN, encoded by the exons ATGGTGGTTCTTATGGACCCAATGGAAGACCCCGACGACATCCTGCGGGCGCATCGCTCCCGGGAGAAGTCCTACCTATTCGACGTGGCCTTTGACTTCACTGCCACCCAG GAGATGGTGTATCAGGCCACCACCAAGAGCCTCATTGAAGGCGTCATCTCAGGCTACAATGCCACTGTCTTTGCCTATGGTCCCACAG GCTGCGGGAAAACCTACACCATGCTGGGCACAGACCACGAGCCCGGCATCTACGTTCGGACCCTCAATGACCTCTTCTGTGCCATTGAGGAGACCAGCAACGACATGGAATATGAGGTGTCCATGTCCTACCTGGAG ATCTACAATGAGATGATCCGGGACCTGCTGAACCCTGCCCTGGGGTACCTGGAGCTGAGGGAGGACTCCAAAGGGGTGATCCAGGTGGCCGGGATCACCGAGGTCTCCACCGTCAATGCCAAAGAG ATCATGCAGCTGCTGTTGAAGGGGAACCGGCAGAGGACCCAAGAGCCCACGGCCGCCAACCAGACGTCCTCCCGCTCCCACGCCGTGCTCCAGGTGGCCGTGCGCCAGCGCAGCCGGGTCAAGAACGTCCTGCAGGAGGTGCGGCAGGGCCGCCTGTTCATGATCGACCTGGCTGGCTCGGAGCGGGCCTCCCAG ACACAGAACCGTGGGCAGCGCATGAAAGAGGGGGCCCACATCAATCGCTCGCTGCTGGCCCTGGGCAACTGCATCAACGCGCTGAGTGACAAGAGCAGCTGCAAGTACATCAACTACCGTGACAGCAAACTCACCCGGCTCCTGAAG GATTCCCTGGGGGGAAACAGCCGCACGGTGATGATCGCCCACATCAGCCCAGCGAGCAGCGCCTTTGAGGAATCCCGGAACACCCTGACCTACGCCGGCCGGGCCAAGAACATCAAGACCAGG GTGAAGCAGAACCTGCTCAACGTCTCCTACCACATCGCGCAGTACACCAGCATCATCGCCGACCTGCGGGGCGAGATCGAAAGGCTCAAGTGCAAGATGGACAAGCAGGGTGGGCGGGGCCAGGCCCACGGCCAGCTGGAGCGGGGCGACATCTGTCACATCCAAG CCAAGGTCCAGCTGCACAGCGAGAAGGGTGAGCAGGCTGAGATGGGACAGCTGCGGGAGCAGCTCATCAGCGCCTTCCAGGAGCAGATGGACGTGCGGAGACACCTGCTGGAGCTGGAGAACCACGCCATGGAGGTGCAGATCGACACCTCCCGCCACCTGCTCACCATTGCAGG CTGGGAGCACGAGAAGTCACGCAGGGCACTCAAGTGGAGGGAGGAGCAACGCAAGGAGTCCTACACCAAGGACGACAGTGAGAAGGACTCGGACACAGGCGATGACCAGCCAGACATCCTGGAGCCCCCTGAGGTGGCCTGCGCCCGGGAGAGCATCGCTGCCCTGACGGGGGAGCAGAAGAAGCTGCGAAAGCAGAAG CTGACGCTGGAGCAGCGCTGCCGAGAGCTGCGCGCGCGCGGCCGGCGCCTAGAGGAGACGCTGCCGCGGCGCATCGGCTCCGAGGAGCAGCGCGAGGTGCTCAGCCTGCTGTGCCGCGTGCACGAGCTCGAGGTGGAGAACACGGAGATGCAGTCGCACGCGCTGCTCCGCGACGGCGCGCTCCGCCACCGCCGCGAGGCCCTGCGCCGCCTGGAGCAGCACCGCAGCCTCTGCGACGAGATCATCCAGGGCCAGCGGCAGATCATCGACG ACTACAGCTTGGCCGTCCCGCAGCGCCTGCAGGAGCTGTACGACGTGTACGTGCGAGCGCAGGACGAGGGCAGCCTGGAGCGGGCCGCCATCATGGACCGCGTGGCCTCTGGGGCCCTGCAG gacaGCTCCTTGCCCAAAATTAGCAGAGCAGGAAACTTGCCGACCCCAGAGTCCGACCCAGAGAGCGTGAAGACGCTGAGCTCCGAAGCCCAGCTCCTGCAGGGCAGCTTCCTGCCTCCGATCAGCACAGAGAG TGAAGCCAACCACGTGTCCAAGGCCAGTTCTGGGGCCTGGCAGGTGAAGAGCTCCTCTGTGCCCACCCCACCACCCATCCAGACTGGCAGCCTGGTGACGCAGGAG GCCCCCACTCAGGACAGCCTGGGCAGCCTGAGCGGCCGGATCAACTCCTCCCCTGACAGCAGTGAGAACCTGTCAGAGATCCCTTTGTCCTGCAAAG AGAGGAAGGAGATCCTGACGGACACCAAGTGCATCTCGGTGAAGGCTGCCCGGCGACGCTCTCGGGCCCTGGGCGCCGAGGGGCGCCACCTGCTGGCACCCAGCATGGAGCGCAGCAGCCTGTCCCTGCACTCGCTGAGCGAGGCTGCCGATGCGCGGACCCCCGGCCTGCTGGCCTGCAAGCGGCCACCCAGCCCCATGCTGCAGCACGCTGCCAGTGAGGACAACCTGTCCAGCAGCACGGGTGAGGCCCCATCCCGGGCCGTCGAGCATCGTGGCGATGGCCCCGGGCCCTGGCTGCGTGGCCAGAAGAAAAGCCTGGGCAAGAAACGGGAGGAGTTGCTGGAGGCAAAGAGGAGGAAGCGGAGGTCACAGTCCtttgaggtcacagggcaaggG CTCTCCCGCCCCAAGACACACCTCCTGGGGCCCCATCCCGCGCAGAGCATCTCGGACCACAGGGTGCAAGTGTGCGGGCACCCAGCCTCTGGTACCCGGCATCTGGGAAAGGTCTCCCTGCCTATGGCCAAGGTCAAACTCCCTCCAAGCCAGAACCCAG GCCCTGGGGACTCCTCACCCCTCGCTGTCCCCTCCAACCCAGCTGGTGTTTCCCAGCGGGCTACCCGGGGGCCCCGCCTGCCCCATGGCACAAGCACCCATGGCAAAGATGGACGCTTCCAACATAACTGA
- the KIF19 gene encoding kinesin-like protein KIF19 isoform X1 — protein MKDSGDSKDQQLMVALRVRPISVAELEEGATLIAHKVDEQMVVLMDPMEDPDDILRAHRSREKSYLFDVAFDFTATQEMVYQATTKSLIEGVISGYNATVFAYGPTGCGKTYTMLGTDHEPGIYVRTLNDLFCAIEETSNDMEYEVSMSYLEIYNEMIRDLLNPALGYLELREDSKGVIQVAGITEVSTVNAKEIMQLLLKGNRQRTQEPTAANQTSSRSHAVLQVAVRQRSRVKNVLQEVRQGRLFMIDLAGSERASQTQNRGQRMKEGAHINRSLLALGNCINALSDKSSCKYINYRDSKLTRLLKDSLGGNSRTVMIAHISPASSAFEESRNTLTYAGRAKNIKTRVKQNLLNVSYHIAQYTSIIADLRGEIERLKCKMDKQGGRGQAHGQLERGDICHIQAKVQLHSEKGEQAEMGQLREQLISAFQEQMDVRRHLLELENHAMEVQIDTSRHLLTIAGWEHEKSRRALKWREEQRKESYTKDDSEKDSDTGDDQPDILEPPEVACARESIAALTGEQKKLRKQKLTLEQRCRELRARGRRLEETLPRRIGSEEQREVLSLLCRVHELEVENTEMQSHALLRDGALRHRREALRRLEQHRSLCDEIIQGQRQIIDDYSLAVPQRLQELYDVYVRAQDEGSLERAAIMDRVASGALQDSSLPKISRAGNLPTPESDPESVKTLSSEAQLLQGSFLPPISTESSPLGWGWDRSGTSLVNRCPSSSANLSEANHVSKASSGAWQVKSSSVPTPPPIQTGSLVTQEAPTQDSLGSLSGRINSSPDSSENLSEIPLSCKERKEILTDTKCISVKAARRRSRALGAEGRHLLAPSMERSSLSLHSLSEAADARTPGLLACKRPPSPMLQHAASEDNLSSSTGEAPSRAVEHRGDGPGPWLRGQKKSLGKKREELLEAKRRKRRSQSFEVTGQGLSRPKTHLLGPHPAQSISDHRVQVCGHPASGTRHLGKVSLPMAKVKLPPSQNPGQYQQRREWEGSAWSAQGGSMWSSLPYGCPLLETGFLKNICGAGTLGVCP, from the exons ATGGTGGTTCTTATGGACCCAATGGAAGACCCCGACGACATCCTGCGGGCGCATCGCTCCCGGGAGAAGTCCTACCTATTCGACGTGGCCTTTGACTTCACTGCCACCCAG GAGATGGTGTATCAGGCCACCACCAAGAGCCTCATTGAAGGCGTCATCTCAGGCTACAATGCCACTGTCTTTGCCTATGGTCCCACAG GCTGCGGGAAAACCTACACCATGCTGGGCACAGACCACGAGCCCGGCATCTACGTTCGGACCCTCAATGACCTCTTCTGTGCCATTGAGGAGACCAGCAACGACATGGAATATGAGGTGTCCATGTCCTACCTGGAG ATCTACAATGAGATGATCCGGGACCTGCTGAACCCTGCCCTGGGGTACCTGGAGCTGAGGGAGGACTCCAAAGGGGTGATCCAGGTGGCCGGGATCACCGAGGTCTCCACCGTCAATGCCAAAGAG ATCATGCAGCTGCTGTTGAAGGGGAACCGGCAGAGGACCCAAGAGCCCACGGCCGCCAACCAGACGTCCTCCCGCTCCCACGCCGTGCTCCAGGTGGCCGTGCGCCAGCGCAGCCGGGTCAAGAACGTCCTGCAGGAGGTGCGGCAGGGCCGCCTGTTCATGATCGACCTGGCTGGCTCGGAGCGGGCCTCCCAG ACACAGAACCGTGGGCAGCGCATGAAAGAGGGGGCCCACATCAATCGCTCGCTGCTGGCCCTGGGCAACTGCATCAACGCGCTGAGTGACAAGAGCAGCTGCAAGTACATCAACTACCGTGACAGCAAACTCACCCGGCTCCTGAAG GATTCCCTGGGGGGAAACAGCCGCACGGTGATGATCGCCCACATCAGCCCAGCGAGCAGCGCCTTTGAGGAATCCCGGAACACCCTGACCTACGCCGGCCGGGCCAAGAACATCAAGACCAGG GTGAAGCAGAACCTGCTCAACGTCTCCTACCACATCGCGCAGTACACCAGCATCATCGCCGACCTGCGGGGCGAGATCGAAAGGCTCAAGTGCAAGATGGACAAGCAGGGTGGGCGGGGCCAGGCCCACGGCCAGCTGGAGCGGGGCGACATCTGTCACATCCAAG CCAAGGTCCAGCTGCACAGCGAGAAGGGTGAGCAGGCTGAGATGGGACAGCTGCGGGAGCAGCTCATCAGCGCCTTCCAGGAGCAGATGGACGTGCGGAGACACCTGCTGGAGCTGGAGAACCACGCCATGGAGGTGCAGATCGACACCTCCCGCCACCTGCTCACCATTGCAGG CTGGGAGCACGAGAAGTCACGCAGGGCACTCAAGTGGAGGGAGGAGCAACGCAAGGAGTCCTACACCAAGGACGACAGTGAGAAGGACTCGGACACAGGCGATGACCAGCCAGACATCCTGGAGCCCCCTGAGGTGGCCTGCGCCCGGGAGAGCATCGCTGCCCTGACGGGGGAGCAGAAGAAGCTGCGAAAGCAGAAG CTGACGCTGGAGCAGCGCTGCCGAGAGCTGCGCGCGCGCGGCCGGCGCCTAGAGGAGACGCTGCCGCGGCGCATCGGCTCCGAGGAGCAGCGCGAGGTGCTCAGCCTGCTGTGCCGCGTGCACGAGCTCGAGGTGGAGAACACGGAGATGCAGTCGCACGCGCTGCTCCGCGACGGCGCGCTCCGCCACCGCCGCGAGGCCCTGCGCCGCCTGGAGCAGCACCGCAGCCTCTGCGACGAGATCATCCAGGGCCAGCGGCAGATCATCGACG ACTACAGCTTGGCCGTCCCGCAGCGCCTGCAGGAGCTGTACGACGTGTACGTGCGAGCGCAGGACGAGGGCAGCCTGGAGCGGGCCGCCATCATGGACCGCGTGGCCTCTGGGGCCCTGCAG gacaGCTCCTTGCCCAAAATTAGCAGAGCAGGAAACTTGCCGACCCCAGAGTCCGACCCAGAGAGCGTGAAGACGCTGAGCTCCGAAGCCCAGCTCCTGCAGGGCAGCTTCCTGCCTCCGATCAGCACAGAGAG CTCCCCcctagggtgggggtgggaccgCAGTGGGACCAGCCTGGTCAACAGATGCCCATCCTCCTCTGCCAACCTCAGTGAAGCCAACCACGTGTCCAAGGCCAGTTCTGGGGCCTGGCAGGTGAAGAGCTCCTCTGTGCCCACCCCACCACCCATCCAGACTGGCAGCCTGGTGACGCAGGAG GCCCCCACTCAGGACAGCCTGGGCAGCCTGAGCGGCCGGATCAACTCCTCCCCTGACAGCAGTGAGAACCTGTCAGAGATCCCTTTGTCCTGCAAAG AGAGGAAGGAGATCCTGACGGACACCAAGTGCATCTCGGTGAAGGCTGCCCGGCGACGCTCTCGGGCCCTGGGCGCCGAGGGGCGCCACCTGCTGGCACCCAGCATGGAGCGCAGCAGCCTGTCCCTGCACTCGCTGAGCGAGGCTGCCGATGCGCGGACCCCCGGCCTGCTGGCCTGCAAGCGGCCACCCAGCCCCATGCTGCAGCACGCTGCCAGTGAGGACAACCTGTCCAGCAGCACGGGTGAGGCCCCATCCCGGGCCGTCGAGCATCGTGGCGATGGCCCCGGGCCCTGGCTGCGTGGCCAGAAGAAAAGCCTGGGCAAGAAACGGGAGGAGTTGCTGGAGGCAAAGAGGAGGAAGCGGAGGTCACAGTCCtttgaggtcacagggcaaggG CTCTCCCGCCCCAAGACACACCTCCTGGGGCCCCATCCCGCGCAGAGCATCTCGGACCACAGGGTGCAAGTGTGCGGGCACCCAGCCTCTGGTACCCGGCATCTGGGAAAGGTCTCCCTGCCTATGGCCAAGGTCAAACTCCCTCCAAGCCAGAACCCAGGTCAGTACCAGCAAAGGAGGGAATGGGAGGGGAGCGCTTGGTCAGCCCAGGGAGGAAGCATGTGGAGCTCCCTGCCCTATGGCTGCCCCTTGCTGGAAACAGGGTTCTTGAAGAATATTTGTGGGGCTGGCACCTTGGGGGTGTGCCCCTAG